Proteins encoded together in one Anaerotignum faecicola window:
- a CDS encoding polysaccharide deacetylase family protein: MKKYLSFLLLFSMAFTVPAFAGEVQEPDVLQGSEANVIIGDETPSEMLINQNEINRKKVGKKPESCPVLTYHHLTTDVSQTGSWTTTPEKFEKDLKKLLENGYAFITTDEWIEGQKSGGTLPEKPVIIQFDDGYTSVYELAYPILHKYNIPAEIYIITDASKETPYRHGNDLFLSWPQLKVMEDGGLIDIHLHGKSHVKITSLTSEQLAHDYEFAQKLIDEKLGPRMWYYVYPSGVYTEESLEIINDIGCAMQFVWAWEQIPDLDKYPVMLRMNVDYNSDVLEVIKGYNDIINENKDR; the protein is encoded by the coding sequence ATGAAAAAATATTTATCTTTTTTGCTTTTATTTTCTATGGCGTTTACCGTTCCGGCGTTTGCAGGCGAGGTGCAGGAGCCGGATGTTTTACAGGGAAGTGAAGCAAATGTTATCATAGGCGATGAAACGCCTTCGGAAATGCTAATAAATCAAAATGAAATTAACAGAAAAAAAGTTGGGAAAAAGCCGGAATCATGTCCCGTCCTTACTTATCATCATTTAACAACTGATGTTTCTCAAACCGGTAGTTGGACAACTACGCCTGAGAAATTTGAAAAGGATCTTAAAAAACTTCTTGAAAACGGCTATGCGTTTATAACAACCGACGAATGGATTGAAGGCCAGAAAAGTGGAGGAACCCTGCCTGAAAAGCCTGTAATTATACAATTTGACGACGGATATACTTCGGTTTACGAATTGGCTTATCCAATACTTCATAAGTATAATATTCCGGCTGAAATTTATATAATAACAGACGCTTCTAAGGAAACGCCTTACCGTCATGGAAACGATCTTTTTTTAAGTTGGCCTCAGCTTAAAGTTATGGAGGACGGAGGGCTGATTGATATTCATCTGCATGGAAAGTCGCATGTAAAAATTACTTCCTTAACTTCGGAACAGCTTGCGCATGATTATGAATTTGCGCAAAAGCTTATTGATGAAAAGCTTGGTCCGAGAATGTGGTATTATGTATATCCATCAGGAGTTTATACGGAAGAATCTTTGGAAATTATTAATGATATTGGTTGTGCAATGCAGTTTGTATGGGCATGGGAACAAATTCCTGATTTGGATAAATATCCTGTTATGCTTAGGATGAACGTTGACTACAATTCAGATGTATTGGAAGTAATTAAGGGATACAATGATATTATCAATGAAAATAAAGACCGTTAG
- the tsf gene encoding translation elongation factor Ts — protein MAITAAMVKELREMTGVGMLDCKKALAETDGDMDKAVEYLREKGLAASQKKAGRIAAEGIVTVLVADDNKAGVVVEVNSETDFVAKNPVFQEYVAQVAEHAIATDAKDAEAMLAEPWKFDTSLTVADALSQKVAVIGENLQIRRFEKFEKSGSGKLVSYIHGAGRIGVLIELACDKEADELVELGKNLAMQIAALNPKFIATEDVPEEFVNHEKEILTKQAMEDPKNAGKPENIIEKMITGRLAKELKEFCLIEQPYVKDGDMTVKQYIESVAKTVGAPIKVARFVRFETGEGLEKKEENFADEVAKAMN, from the coding sequence ATGGCTATTACTGCTGCAATGGTTAAAGAATTAAGAGAAATGACAGGCGTTGGCATGCTTGACTGTAAAAAAGCTTTAGCTGAAACAGATGGGGACATGGACAAGGCCGTTGAATATTTAAGGGAAAAGGGGCTTGCCGCTTCACAGAAAAAAGCAGGACGTATTGCGGCCGAAGGCATTGTTACGGTTCTTGTTGCCGATGACAATAAAGCCGGCGTAGTTGTTGAAGTTAACTCCGAAACAGACTTTGTTGCTAAAAACCCTGTGTTTCAGGAATATGTTGCGCAGGTTGCCGAACATGCTATTGCAACAGATGCTAAAGATGCGGAAGCAATGCTTGCAGAGCCATGGAAATTTGACACAAGCTTAACTGTTGCCGACGCTCTCAGCCAAAAAGTTGCGGTTATCGGTGAAAACTTACAGATCAGGCGTTTTGAAAAGTTTGAAAAATCAGGCAGCGGAAAACTTGTATCTTACATTCACGGAGCAGGAAGAATCGGCGTTTTAATTGAACTTGCATGCGATAAAGAGGCGGACGAACTTGTTGAGCTTGGTAAAAACCTTGCAATGCAGATTGCGGCTTTAAATCCTAAATTTATTGCTACGGAAGATGTTCCGGAAGAATTTGTTAACCATGAAAAAGAAATCCTTACAAAACAGGCTATGGAAGATCCTAAAAATGCCGGCAAACCTGAAAATATAATCGAAAAGATGATTACGGGAAGGCTTGCAAAAGAATTGAAAGAATTTTGCCTTATTGAGCAGCCTTATGTTAAAGACGGCGATATGACTGTTAAACAGTATATTGAATCCGTTGCAAAAACTGTAGGCGCGCCGATAAAGGTTGCGCGTTTTGTACGCTTTGAAACAGGCGAAGGCCTTGAAAAGAAAGAAGAAAATTTTGCTGATGAAGTTGCAAAGGCAATGAACTAA
- the rpsB gene encoding 30S ribosomal protein S2: MSIISMKQLLEAGVHFGHQTRRWNPKMAPYIFAERNGIYIIDLQKTVKKVDEAYFAVSDIIADGGEILFVGTKKQAQDSIKEEAVRCGMYYVNQRWLGGMLTNFETIKTRIARLKELEKMQEEGVFEVLPKKEVANLLHEMEKLEKNLGGIKEMKKIPDVMFVVDPRKERIAIQEAHTLGIPVVAIVDTNCDPEEVDFVIPGNDDAIRAVKLIAGKIADAVLEAKQGEQEELAEEADEAAQAE, encoded by the coding sequence ATGAGTATTATTTCAATGAAACAGCTTTTAGAAGCAGGCGTGCATTTCGGTCATCAGACAAGAAGATGGAACCCTAAAATGGCTCCATATATCTTTGCTGAAAGAAACGGAATTTACATCATCGATCTTCAGAAAACAGTTAAGAAAGTTGACGAAGCTTATTTCGCAGTTTCCGACATTATCGCAGACGGCGGAGAAATACTTTTTGTAGGCACAAAGAAGCAGGCCCAGGATTCAATCAAAGAAGAAGCCGTTAGATGCGGAATGTACTATGTAAACCAGAGATGGCTCGGCGGCATGCTTACAAACTTTGAAACAATCAAAACAAGGATCGCTAGGTTAAAGGAACTTGAAAAAATGCAGGAAGAGGGTGTATTTGAAGTTCTTCCTAAAAAAGAAGTTGCAAATCTTCTTCATGAAATGGAAAAGCTTGAAAAGAACCTTGGCGGAATCAAAGAAATGAAAAAAATACCTGACGTTATGTTCGTAGTGGATCCACGCAAAGAAAGGATTGCTATTCAGGAAGCGCATACACTTGGTATTCCTGTAGTTGCTATTGTTGATACAAACTGTGATCCTGAAGAAGTTGACTTTGTTATCCCTGGAAACGACGATGCTATCCGTGCCGTAAAACTTATAGCAGGAAAGATTGCCGATGCCGTGCTCGAGGCAAAACAGGGCGAGCAGGAAGAATTGGCTGAAGAAGCGGATGAAGCGGCTCAGGCTGAATAA